One Mesotoga sp. UBA6090 DNA segment encodes these proteins:
- a CDS encoding pyridoxal-phosphate dependent enzyme encodes MGVRKATEIGSGKMILASDGNAGPATVAYCARAGLCCFVLMPADTPVERNVQTIFYGATLILVENSTVSDCIDMITDLSESNNWTHLTTAAAVNPYHFEGTKTIAFEIAEDLGWNTPAWVIMPVGGAGLSAAVWKGFGDDGSWYNN; translated from the coding sequence ATGGGTGTTAGAAAGGCTACAGAAATCGGTTCAGGAAAAATGATTCTCGCTTCTGACGGAAATGCTGGCCCTGCAACAGTTGCTTATTGTGCAAGAGCTGGACTTTGTTGCTTCGTTCTGATGCCCGCAGATACGCCTGTTGAAAGAAATGTGCAAACCATCTTCTATGGTGCTACTCTAATTCTTGTGGAAAATAGCACTGTGAGCGATTGCATTGATATGATAACCGATCTATCTGAATCTAATAACTGGACTCATCTGACAACTGCCGCAGCAGTCAATCCTTATCATTTTGAAGGTACAAAAACCATAGCTTTCGAAATTGCAGAGGATCTTGGATGGAACACTCCCGCCTGGGTCATAATGCCTGTGGGAGGGGCTGGTCTTTCTGCTGCAGTTTGGAAGGGCTTTGGAGATGATGGAAGCTGGTATAATAACTGA
- a CDS encoding pyridoxal-phosphate dependent enzyme has translation MEAGIITELPRILSVQAEGCAPLVRAFKKHKNKIKRWEKPSTLAKAISVPYPLDGELALRAIRDSGGSAISVSYGEMVNAARDIARLEGIFAEPTGAASVAGLAKALKEGIVSEEESVVALVTGTGLKAISSFGKLLEAPKTIGRNISDLKNALDG, from the coding sequence ATGGAAGCTGGTATAATAACTGAGCTCCCGAGAATTCTTTCCGTTCAGGCCGAGGGATGTGCACCTTTAGTGAGAGCCTTTAAGAAACACAAGAACAAGATCAAGAGATGGGAAAAGCCCAGTACTTTAGCGAAGGCAATTAGCGTTCCTTACCCGCTCGACGGTGAACTGGCACTTCGCGCAATAAGGGATTCAGGTGGGTCGGCCATCTCCGTATCTTACGGTGAGATGGTCAATGCAGCCCGTGACATTGCAAGACTTGAGGGTATCTTTGCAGAACCAACTGGTGCAGCTTCTGTAGCAGGTTTAGCCAAAGCTCTTAAGGAGGGAATCGTAAGTGAGGAAGAATCAGTCGTTGCGCTTGTTACAGGAACGGGACTAAAGGCCATCTCATCATTTGGTAAGCTTCTTGAGGCGCCTAAGACAATAGGAAGAAACATTTCTGATTTGAAGAATGCTTTGGATGGATAA